The genomic stretch AGTCGCTGAACGACGACCCGGAGCAGCTCAACGACGACCCGCACGGGGACGGGTGGATGGTCGAGATCAGGTTCTCCGCCAAGGCCGAGCTGGACGGCCTCATGACCGCCGACGCGTACGAGGCGTACATCGCGAGCGGGGAGGAGTGACCGGGGGCGCCGGCCCCCGGTCCTGGGCCCCGCTCGTCGGCGATCGGCCCGCCGCCCCCGGTTCGCGGCCCCCGCTCCGCGCTCCTCAGCTCGTGGCCTTCCGGTGGCAGGGGTCGCCGGAGGGCGGGGCGCCGGTCGCCGAGGACAGCCCGGAGAACGTGGGCTTGCCCTGCGCGTCCATCCGGACGATCGGGATCACCTTGTCGATCGGGTCGTGGGCGCTGTCGAAGCACAGGTAGCCGCTGGCGCCGTTCACCGACAGCCCGTAGAGCTGGTTGGCCACCGCCCCCGGTTCCGGCACGCGGCCGTTCCACTGGGACACCACCGACTGCACCGCGGTCTCGAACGCGTCGTGGTACATGATCGCCCAGGCGTCGTCGAGGGCGTTGGACGGCTCGTCGGGGAAGACCTTGGCGAACCCCGGGTAGTCGGTGAAGTCCGCCACGGCCGGCGCGGCGCCCTGCGGGTGCGGTCCGCTCCACATGCCCGGGTGGGCCAGGGCGGTGTAGTAGACCTCCATGTCGGTGCCCTTGGCGGCCCACAGGTTCTGCTGGTTGACCAGCTGCGTGGCGTCGCTGCCGGTGATCACCAGCAGCTTGCGCTGTGCCGCGCAGTAACGGTTCGCCACCCCGCGCAGCAGCCCGGGCAGGTCCACCCCGCGGCCGGCGAAGTACACCACGTCGGTGCCCGCGTCGCAGACCGACGAGCCGACCTGCCCGAGCGCCGACTGCGGGTCGCCGAGCGCCGAGTCGTAGACGGTGCCCCGGCCCACGAAGCGCAGCCGCTTGGAGGTGCGCATCGCCCGCTGGAAGGAGGTGGCCAGCGAACGGGCGTAGTCGTCCTTGCTGTTCTGGTCCTGCACCAGCCAGACGTTCACCTTCCCCTTGGAGCCCGCGCCGCCCTCGGCATGGGAGTCGAGGAACCCGACCGCCGCGGCGGCCTGGTCGGAGTTGGTCGGCGCGACCCGCACGAATCCGGGGGCGCCGTCCAACTTGTCGCCGCTGACGACGGCGCCGACCATCCCGATCCCGGCCCTGCCGAGGTCGGCGACGGCCTTGTCCGTGGCGGCGACGCTGATGCCGAGCCCGGTCACCGCCACCAGGTGGTCGGGCGCGCCCGTCATCTTCTCCAGCTTCGCCACCGCCTGCGGCGCTGTCTTCTCCAGACTGCCCTCGTCGGCCAGCACCAGCTTGACCAGCGGGGTGCCGAGCCGCCCGGTCGGGCCGTTGGGGTGGTTGGTGCGGTACTGGTCGAGGTAGGCGCCCTCCAGCGCGTGCCGGGTGCGGTTGGGGTCGAGCGGTTCGGCCTTCGGGTCGGGCGTCATCGTCTCCATCACCGCGATGGTCACGTACTTCCCGCCCGACGCCGTGACGAGGGCGTTCTCCGCGCGGATCTTCTTCTCGACCCCGGCGATGTTGCTGTTGAAGACGTGCGAGCCGTCCGTGACGTAGACGGGCGCGTGCTGGCGGGTGACGTACACCGCGGCGGCGGCGACCACCCCGAGGACCACCGCGAGCGCGGTCCAGAAGACCGCCGGATACGCGACGCGGAACGGCTCCCGGGGCCGGATGGGCACGGGACGGGACATCTCTCTCCTTCGGATCGACGCGTGGCTCGCTCAGTAGTCCCGCAAGTGCCGGTAGTACTCGCCCTCCTGGGAGTAGCGGGTGCTGTCGCGTGTCGCAAGGCGGTGCAACTCCGTGAAGCCGTCCGCGAGTTGCACGTTCAGCTTCTGGTGCGGGTCGAGCAGCGGATCGCTGCGTATCCACCGCGCCGCCACCAGGTGGGTGAGCACCGTGCGCAGCGGGTCCGGTGCGGCGTCCGGATCGGCCGGTCCCGCGACGGGGGCCGGGTCCGCGAGCGCCGCCGACTCCAGCAGCGCGTCCAGGTGGAGGTAGGCGGTGGGCGCGGACCGCTCCGGCTCGCCGTCCCGGTCCCGGACGGCGGGCCGCAGGGCGAGCCGGTTGGGCGCCGAGGTGATGTCGTCGAACGCCCGTATCCACCGCTCGGCACCGTCGGTGCGGAACCGCGACACGAGGTGGTCCACCGCCGGACGCAGGTTCCCGTTGGCGAGCGCGTGATAGCAGGCCCGCTCCCCCTCCCCGCGGCCGAGGAACCACTCCTCGAACCGGCGGTGCACCGCAGCCCAGTTGAGCGGGTGGCTGTCCGGTCTGGCCGCCAGCGAACGCAGCAGCAGCCGCCGCAGCAGCGGGTGCAGCTCCGGTTCGGTGGAGAACGGCGAGCCGGACGGCACCTGCCACAGCCACTGGGAGACCGCGTCGGCGATGTCCCGGCGGGCCGGCTGGCCCGGCCGCAGCCCGATCCGCGCGCCCAGCGCCGACTTGGGGTCGCGCACCGCCGACCAGGTCACCAACTCGCTCCGCCATGGGGCGAGTTCGTCGCTCAGCAGCCGTTCCAGCAGCTCGTCGCCCAGCGTGCCGGAACCGCTGACCCGGGCGTCCAGCACCGCTGTCAGCTCCGCCTCGCCCGGCGTGCTCGGCCGGGTGGCCAGGTACTCCAGTACCCGTGCGGTCCCCCCGGGATGGCCGAACGTCGACCGGTGGACGAACGAGGTGAGCCGGCTCAGCTCCCTCGGCCGGGCACGGGACGCCATGGTCCGCACCCGGTCCTCGTCGAAGTCGTCCAGCGCCACCGCGTAGTACCAGTGGTCCGTCCCGGTCGGCGGGCGCCGCCGCTCCCAGTCGCGGTAGCCGGCGCTGCCGGCGTCGCCGATCAGCCGGTGCCGGCCGGTGGCGTCCGCGTCCCCCTCGGGCCGCCACGACCACAGCGCGTCCAGCCGCCGGCCGCTGGTGCTGAAGACGACCAGCGGGTCGCAGCTCCCGCTGGCCGCCTTCGCGGTGTGCCGGGCGCCGGCCAGCGCCTCCAGGAAGGCGGTGCCGGCGCTCTCGTCGACGTTGTCGATCAGCGCCAGCGTGTTGCGCGGGTCGCGCTGCGAGCCGTAGGCGGCGGCGATGTCGGCCAGGAACGCCTGGCACAGCAGCCGGTCCACCTCGTCGTGGCCGGCGTCGCCCTGCCGGTGCTCCAGGGTGCTGAGGTCGGCCAGCGCGCCGAACCCGTCGCCGGGCTGGCCGTGGCCGCGGTTGCCATACCAGTCGGTGCCCGTCTGGAAGAGCAGCCGCACCGCCCGCCGCGAGGTGAACGCCGCCGACACCAGCGGATCGGCCACCGAGGCCAGCGGCGGCAGCACGAACGTCAGCAACTGCCGCAGCAGGTCGGTCACCACCTGCTGCGCCCCGTCCAACGACCTCTGGCCGCGCAGCAGTTGCTCCACATCCGCCCTGGCGCGGCTGGGGTCGTTGAGGCCGATGGCGTCCTGCTGGATCACCAGCGCGCCCAGGGTGAGGCGGGGGAACCCCATCGACCCGAACCGCTTCCACCGCGTGGCGCCCAGCGACCCCGCCAGATGGGCCGCCACCTGCCACGCCCGGGTGTAGGGCTTGCCCGCCAGGTCCAGCCAGGCGTACGGCGCCGCCACCGAATCGGTGAAGCGGTCCCGCACGTCCTCCAACAACCGTGTCTTGCCGCTGCCGCGCGGCCCGGAGAAGACCACGAGCGGCACGTCCCGCCCCACTTTGCCGCCCGACCGGTCGAGGCACTCGTCGACCAGGTCGGAGGTGATCTCCCGGCGCAGATCTCCGCTGTTCGCCACCGCCCCCGCCATTCCTACCGACCTACCGTCATGCGAGAACGATGCGCCGTCCGCGCGGCTTTGCGGCGGTGGTTGGCGGGATCGTTACGTGACTCCTCGCGATCCGGGGTCCGGCCGCGGCCCGAAGCCGCCGTCGACGCCGGGGCCGCCGGCCCGCGGCGAACGCGCCGCGGGCCGGGGCGGGCGAGGCCGACAGCCTTCGGCACCGGGCCGACCCCGCCGGTCGCGGCGCCGGACGACGGTCAGTGGCCGGTCAGCCGTCGGTCAGGTGCCGGTCGTGCCGTCGAGCATCTCGCGCAGGATGTCCAAGTGGCCGTTGTGGCGGGCCGTCTCCTCGATGAGGTGGTGCAGGATCCAGCGCAGGTCGACGTGCAGGCCGTTGCGGACGGCTCGGCGGGCCCGCGTGTCGAGGTCGTGCCCGGCGACCAGCTCGCGGTAGCGGGCGCTCTGGCCGGCGTACTCGTCGAGCAACCGCGCGAGCGGGAAGTCGACGGCGACACGCATCTCACGGTCGGGGTCCTCCTCGGTCCAGGGACCCCGGTCCTCCCCGCCGAGGAAGACCACGTGGAACCAGTGGTACTCGACCCAGCGGAGGTGGTTGACCACTCCGCTCATGGTCATCAGAGGCGAGCCGGGCAGGAGCGCCTTGCGTGCGTTCTCCTCGGAGACTCCGTCGCACTTGGCGCGCGCGGCGTCGCGTGTGTAGTCGAGAAACGTGGTGAGCTGGGTGCGCTCGTCCCACGCGGGCGGCGTGTCGTCGATTCTGGTCATCGCGCCGAGTCTCCCCGAACATCGCGACCGATGGCGAGGCGATTATCGACGGACCGGTCTGCCCGGCGCGGCGCCGGTACCGCGGTGGCGCCGCCGCCCCAGGCCGTGTGACGGTCCGAACGGGCCGCAACGATGCGGGGGCGGGTGCCCGCGGCCTGCGCCGGGACCTCCGCCCCTCAGCCCCCGCCTCTCAGGGCCCGCCACTCAGCGCCTGTTCGGACCGGCCGTGCGCGGTCCGCCGGCTGCTACTCCTCGCGCTCGAACTCCGCGATGGCCCGCTGGGCGTCCAGGTCCTTCTGGGCCGTCTCGTACACCTCGTGCACCAGTTCCCGGACCTCGGTCTCCCCGGAGTCGTCGTCGAGCTTCTTGATGCGCTCTACCCAGATCTCGGTGGTTTCCGCCATGACAGCTCCCAATCACGGACAGTGAGGCCGTCGACGGGATGGTCCCGCGCCGTAGCGGCCGCCCGTACCGGCACCCCCGCTCCTTCCAGGCTACGCCGCGGCGGCCCGGGGCACCGGCCGAGCCGAACGCGCACGGGTGCGCGGGGCCGGGGTGGGGCGGCTCGACAGGCCGGGGTGCGGGGCCCGGGGCCGGTACGGCGTGTCTCCGGGGCGCGGGGTACCCGTCCGGCAGGGTCCGACAGGCGTACCCGGAGGAGGCGGACATGGCACGCGCGGAGCACCGGGGGCAGGTGGACGGCCGGCGCGGCGACAGCACGGAAGACGGGCGCGCCGACAGAGCGGGGGACGGGCGCGCCGGCAGAGCGGGGGACGGGCTCGGCGAGTACCGGCGGCGCCGGGACTTCGGCCGGACCCGCGAGCCGCGCGGGGCCGGCCGCGGCGGCGGTCCGGAGTTCGGCTTCGTGGTGCAGATCCACGACGCGAGTACCACGCACTTCGACTTCCGCCTGGAGGTGGACGGCGTGCTGAAGTCCTGGGCGGTGCCCAAAGGCCCGTCCACCGACCCGCACGACAAGCGGCTCGCGATGCCCACCGAGGACCACCCGCTGGAGTACCGCGACTTCGAGGGCGTGATCGCGGAGGGCGAGTACGGCGCCGGAGCCGTGATCGTCTGGGACGAGGGCCGATACCGCAGCCTGGCCACCGACCGGCACGGACACGAGGTGCCCTTCGCCCAGGCGCTCCGCGACGGCCACGCCTCCTTCCGGCTCGACGGCGGCAAGCTGCGCGGCGGCTACGCCCTGACCCGCTTCCGGAGCGGAGGCGACGACGGCCGGGGCGAGGCGTGGCTGCTCGTCAAGCACCACGACGGCCAGGCCGCCCCCCACAGTCGCGGCACCCCCGACCCGCACCGCGCCCGGTCGGTCCGCTCCGGCCGCACGCTGCACCAGGTGGCCGCGGGCGTCCGTCGGTAGGACGCCCTCCCGGCGGACGCGGTGCCGGAACGTCCTTCCGCACCCGTGGCGCGGCCCGGTTCTCCGACGCCCTGGACGGTCAGGCCGTGTACCACTGCTGGTTCGCGCTGCCGTCGCAGTCCCGCAGCTCCACCCGCGTGCCGTCGGTGCTGTCTGTGCTGTCGGTGCTCTCGGTGCTGTCGGTGGCGGACGGGTCCGGGGCGGCCGCCAGGCAGCGGCCGGAGGCGGGGTTGCGGAGGCCGCCGTCGTAGGGCCGCCACTGCTGGCCGGGGCCGCCGTCGCACTCCTGGACCGCCACCCTCGTGCCGTCGGCGGGCGCCGGCGCGGCGGCGTCCAGGCACCTTCCGGCGGTCCGCAGGGTGCCGGCGGCCGAGGAGGTCCACTGCTGGGCGGTGGTGCCGTCGCAGTCCCGGAGCCGCGCGCCGGCGCCTTCGTCCGCCGGACTTCCGTCGAGAGCAAGGCACTTGCCCGCGACCCCGGAGCGCACCGGGCCGGTCACCGCGGTCGGCGGCCTCAGCCAGCCCGCGGCAGCGGCGGCCTGGACGCCCCCGTTCCAGGCGTCGGCCATCTTCCGGTAGCCGCCGTCGTTCGGGTGCAGCGAGTCGGAGAGGTCGGCGCTGGTCAGCGCGCCCATGTCGACGTAGCCGACGTGCCTGCCCGCGTCCCGCTCCTGGCGCGCGATGTCGGACACGGCCGCGTTGTAGGCCGGTTCGGCCTGCACGACGGGTGCCGAGGTGGAGGTGATCAGGTCCGCCAGCAGAACCGTCGCGGCGGGGTCGGCGGCGGTGATCCGGTCGACCAGCGCGTGCAGCCGGTCCGGCGCGGTGGGCACCTGGTCGTTCTTGGCCAGGTCGTTGGTGCCGATCATCAGGGTGACGACGTTCGGCTGGTACGTCGCGAGCGAGGCGTCGGCGATGCCGGCGATCTGGTCGATCCGCCACCCGGAGTGGCCCTCGTTGTCCGGGTCCGGCATGGTGCCGCCCCGGCCCGATCCGACGAAGTCCAGGGTGTAGCCCTCGCCCGTCAACTCCTCGCCCAGCGGGCCCCGGTAGCCGTTGCCGTTGCTGCTGCCGACGCCCCAGGTGATGGAGTCGCCCAGCGGCTCGACGCGCAGGGCCACGCGGCGGGTCGCGGCCTGCGCGGGCCGGGGGCGCGACAGCGCGGAGGGGGCGGGCGCCGCCGCCTGGTGGCCGTGGAAGGAGTGCGGGCCGTCCCTCTCCGCCCGTTGCGGCGACGCGGCCCCGGTCTGCCGCGCGGAGGCGGGGGAGGCGCCGGCCAGCGCGAGCGAGCCCAGGGTCAGGGGCAGTACCGCTGCGAGCGCCGGGGCGATCAGGCCGGCGAACGGCCTGCGGGCGGCGGCGGCGCGGGTGGGGGGCATCTGCGACTCCTTCGGAAGAGGGGCGGGCCGTGCGAAGTCGGTGCGGAGCGCGGGGAAGCCCGTGAAGGCGGGATCGGCGTCGCCGTCGCGGTGCGGCGGCCGCCGCTCGGCGTCGCCGCCGCTCGGCGGCGGTCGGCCCGGCGGGACGGGGAGGCGGCGGGACGGGGGAGGTGGCGCGGCGCCGGCCGGGGAGGTGCGCCGGGCCCGGCCCGCAGGGGCGCGGTGAGCCGTCTCGCGTGGTTGTCTCATACGGCTTT from Actinacidiphila yeochonensis CN732 encodes the following:
- a CDS encoding ricin-type beta-trefoil lectin domain protein, producing MPPTRAAAARRPFAGLIAPALAAVLPLTLGSLALAGASPASARQTGAASPQRAERDGPHSFHGHQAAAPAPSALSRPRPAQAATRRVALRVEPLGDSITWGVGSSNGNGYRGPLGEELTGEGYTLDFVGSGRGGTMPDPDNEGHSGWRIDQIAGIADASLATYQPNVVTLMIGTNDLAKNDQVPTAPDRLHALVDRITAADPAATVLLADLITSTSAPVVQAEPAYNAAVSDIARQERDAGRHVGYVDMGALTSADLSDSLHPNDGGYRKMADAWNGGVQAAAAAGWLRPPTAVTGPVRSGVAGKCLALDGSPADEGAGARLRDCDGTTAQQWTSSAAGTLRTAGRCLDAAAPAPADGTRVAVQECDGGPGQQWRPYDGGLRNPASGRCLAAAPDPSATDSTESTDSTDSTDGTRVELRDCDGSANQQWYTA
- a CDS encoding DinB family protein, encoding MTRIDDTPPAWDERTQLTTFLDYTRDAARAKCDGVSEENARKALLPGSPLMTMSGVVNHLRWVEYHWFHVVFLGGEDRGPWTEEDPDREMRVAVDFPLARLLDEYAGQSARYRELVAGHDLDTRARRAVRNGLHVDLRWILHHLIEETARHNGHLDILREMLDGTTGT
- a CDS encoding type 1 periplasmic-binding domain-containing protein — protein: MSRPVPIRPREPFRVAYPAVFWTALAVVLGVVAAAAVYVTRQHAPVYVTDGSHVFNSNIAGVEKKIRAENALVTASGGKYVTIAVMETMTPDPKAEPLDPNRTRHALEGAYLDQYRTNHPNGPTGRLGTPLVKLVLADEGSLEKTAPQAVAKLEKMTGAPDHLVAVTGLGISVAATDKAVADLGRAGIGMVGAVVSGDKLDGAPGFVRVAPTNSDQAAAAVGFLDSHAEGGAGSKGKVNVWLVQDQNSKDDYARSLATSFQRAMRTSKRLRFVGRGTVYDSALGDPQSALGQVGSSVCDAGTDVVYFAGRGVDLPGLLRGVANRYCAAQRKLLVITGSDATQLVNQQNLWAAKGTDMEVYYTALAHPGMWSGPHPQGAAPAVADFTDYPGFAKVFPDEPSNALDDAWAIMYHDAFETAVQSVVSQWNGRVPEPGAVANQLYGLSVNGASGYLCFDSAHDPIDKVIPIVRMDAQGKPTFSGLSSATGAPPSGDPCHRKATS
- a CDS encoding DNA polymerase ligase N-terminal domain-containing protein; amino-acid sequence: MARAEHRGQVDGRRGDSTEDGRADRAGDGRAGRAGDGLGEYRRRRDFGRTREPRGAGRGGGPEFGFVVQIHDASTTHFDFRLEVDGVLKSWAVPKGPSTDPHDKRLAMPTEDHPLEYRDFEGVIAEGEYGAGAVIVWDEGRYRSLATDRHGHEVPFAQALRDGHASFRLDGGKLRGGYALTRFRSGGDDGRGEAWLLVKHHDGQAAPHSRGTPDPHRARSVRSGRTLHQVAAGVRR